The genomic stretch agtCCTAATGGGCAACCAGTGTTCAGAACCAACTCTTTTATGCactcttttccctttgttttattGGTGAATGCAGGATTGGAATTTATCTCAGATGGGTACATAAAAGAGACGTACAAGATTCAATAATGCATCCAAGACTGAACAGACAGTATGAGGTGCCAGCGGGACTGAACTCTGTGTGACTCCGGGGCTCAGGTACTGCATGCTGTTCAACACAGCCCCAACCACCAGCAGGGCCGCCTCACTGAGGACCATCAGCCTGAGGTTACTACAAACCTGCCACTTCCCCAACGTGCCATCAAAGGACAGACAAGGGACTAACAGGCATATAGCAAGTTAGTTTGTTAAGGATATATTCTCCATTCTGAGTACATCCTAAACAGGCACTCTCCAACTTCAGTGTCAGTTAAGAATTATGAGTAGTGACTGTTAAATGAAAATTCCCAGGTCCCAGGGAATCTGCATTTTTTCCCAGTGACTGATCTAGGAGCACACTTTGATAAAGTGTTCCATATaggagagggaaaaacaaaacacagacttCTCACCACTCAAACCCTGCTACTTGCTAACAGGGTAGCCAGAGAGTAGGGCCTACTAAACACACGGTATCTACCACTAGCCTCGGTATCAGCTGGAAAGCTAAAGGTAAAGAAATTCACCAGGAAGGAGATTATGGAACAGAGTAAGTCCTCCAGTTCCAGAAGAAAGGGCAGGGCATACGAGGCCAGACAGAAAGGTGAGGGAAACACCAGGCTTTGTGGTTTAATAGGCCAAGCAGGAATAAGGAGCAGCAAAACAAGCAGAAGAAATGCTCCCAGATAACTTAAAAGCAAGGCATgtgcgcccccgccccccacaagcAGGAGTGACTGGAGCAGACACTCTGAGCCACTGACCCCATGTCTATACCAGCCCAAAGCAGAAGCAGAAGTACATGAGTTAAATACTTTCTGGAGTCTTACTTGcaatatctataaaatgggtttgGAGAGATGCTAATGTGGATGGGGTTTCTGAAGATTTTTCAGATGTAACCTGTTGGAAGGCCCTAAGAACTCCGGAAGGCCTCCAACGCCTTTGAGCAAGAGGTGGTCACAAGTCAAGGTTAGGAATGATTCGCAGGGAAAGGTGCACCCGTTTATTGTTTCAGATCACAGGTTTCCAGAATAGAATTTACGATCCATGCTTTTCCACTGCTGCCAACAGTACACGCCTCTCCCCACCCTAATACATCCGTTAGATCTTGGTAAATACTTTGTGGAGCTGATTGACTGTTTCAAGCCGTTTTTTCCGTAATATTAACTAGAGAACGCAGACCAAATCATTGTTGTGTTTGAGCAACATCATCCAGGTCGACTGTGAGCTTACGAGATCCTGCCCCAGCCGTGCCCAACGACCGTGAACACCGAACAAGCCAGGGATGGTGTCCACGTGAAGaccagggcagggcagggtccGGGCCTCTCGAGAGAAGGGCAAGGGCAGTGGAAAGCAAGACTGCCGGCTACGATGCTTCCAGCCCGGCTCGGGGCCGCAGGGCAGCAGGCTGCATTCCCGCAGGCCTGGCCGCGTCTCGTCCCCCGCCCCGACGGCCCCGCGCATTGCAGGAAAGAGGCGGCAGCGTTAACCGCCGCAATCCGCCAGGGAGGGCGGCGGCTGAGAGCGGCCTAGACCAAGAAGAACGCACGGCTGCGGCCTTCTAAAGCCACCGGTCCGGAGCCCCAGAAATAAGGACCCCCCAACGCCGCGCGGATCTACTGCGAGGAAGCTGGGGAAACCTGAGGCCGGCTCCAGAGAAACAAAGAGTCCTCACGAGGCCGGGGGTGGCGGAGTCTCAGGAGAACACACAGAAAGGAGAGATACGGGATTTAGGGGTCTGGGGGCGTCCCGTGCGCGCCCCCGGGATCCGAGCTCCTCACCGCCTCCTACGCGCCTCCACTGCCGCTACCGCCGCCATCTTGCGCCGGGTTTGCTCCTTGACCCGgagcttcccctcccccagcgcGCGTTGAGCCACGTATCTTAGCGCCCGCCCCTTCCGGCCTCCTGATTGGCCCGACCGCACAGAGGCCGGGCTTTTGTCCCATTGGCGGAGGACTTAAGCCAAATACTCATGGGGGCGGTGCCAGGGCGGAGCTTGAGGGAGGGGGCGGGATTGTTGAGCCAGGCGCTGTCCGACTTGGCTGGTCCTAAACATCAGACAGAAGCACTGAACCCTGTTTTTCTCAACTCGgcaaattttatttagaaaaaaggtGGGGAGGAAGAAAGTGACAGCGCTCTTTTAAGCCAAGGTCTTAGAAGAGAAACCTCCCACTTTTCTGCAGCACCTTGGCCCCCTCTCTCATGGCTCAATCTCCCTCAGCTTTTGGAGCATGGAAAGGCTATGTGCCCTGCCGGAGAGTGGACGGTAAAGGCGCCTGGAAACGGCCAGAGAAGAGGCCCAGGCGGTCAATGTTGCGGTGGAGGACACTGTGCAGCACAGCCAGATGGGGTCCACCTTCACCCCCACCCTCCCTAGAGAAGTCCCGGATGAAGCGACCACGCTCCGACTGGAAGATGAACTTCTGGGGCAAGGGCCCATGCTCCCGGAGAAAGCCCCAGACACTGAGCAGCAGCAGACGCACTTCAAAAGGTGCCAGTTGACTAAATACCTCGTGCATATTCCCCAGGGCTGGTGGCAGGAGGCTTCCCTCAGCCATGACAGCCACCAAGGTGCAGGATGCCTCCAGGTGCCAGGGGGAGTGGGTTGTGTCAGGGTGGCGAGAGGCTTCCCAGTGGCCCAAGAGGGCAGCCAGCAGCCCCCGCAGCAGCACGGAGCAGTAGCACAGGGCTGGGGGAGCAGCTGCTACCAACTTTAGCAGCTCAAAGAGCAGAGGCTGTTCCCGGAAGCGCCTGCCAATGCGGAGATCCCGCTCCACAGTGGCCCGGGCATGCTCCTCAGGAGGCCAGGCTAGCTCTGCACCGGCTGCATCAGGACACACACTCTCCACCAAAGTCACTGCCACTGCTTTGGCTGCCTCTGGGCTCAGGGTGGAAGACCCCCAGCAGCCTACACATTCAGTACCCCCAGGGGCACTGCAGCAGTGCACCAGGAGGCTGAGGAGGCTCTGGGTGTTGTAGATAACTTCTTGCTGATTGCGTGACTGGACAAACTTGGGTGGTTTAAGGCCACGACCGATGACTCCAGCGTGGAACACAGACCAAATCCCTCCAGGACCTGGTACAGCTGCAGTGTGCCGCCGGTTTGTGTCCAACAGGGAGGCAGATGCCAAAGGAGCTGTCACAATGGAGAGAGTCTCATTGTCCCCATCCACTTCCCCTCCAAATAGTTCTGTGTTGCCACGATGTAAGGCTCCCTCAACTAGCAGCTGCAGCACAGCTTTGAGCCCCGCCGGGCAGGTCTGGGAGAGGCGCAAAAGCAGCTGGGAGGCGGAAGCCACCCCTGGGGGGCCGTGCAGCCTCAGAGAAGCAAAGAAGCGATGTACTCCAGCTCTCACCAGTCCCAAGAGTTGGGAAGGGGATAGAGCTTCTGGGGGGAAGGGACAAATGGCCAGGAGGGAGGCAGCAGCTTCGGCTACTTCCTCCTCAGGATGGAGCAAGAGAGGAGCCAGGTCAGACAGATGAGCTGAGGCAGACTCCCCGAACCGGGCCCCTAGGGCCGCAGGGCCCTCACCACCTTGCTGCTCCCACCCCACAAGCAGCGCCAAGTTGCGCAGGAACCGGGCCGTGAAGGGAGGTTGCAAAGTTCCTGCATGTACCCTAGCCAGGCAGCTTCGGAAGGCCAGGGGCAGGAGGCCAGAGAGACTGACCACCAGCCCAGCATATAATTGAGTGGCCAGACTCAACTCTTCAGGGCTTCGGGCCCGGCTCAGGAGATGGCCCAAGGCCTCAGGTCCACAGCTAGGCCGGGTATAGACAGAGAGTAGGCCAAGGAGCTGGTGTTGCCAGAGAAAGCGTTTCCGTTCCAAACGTAATGTCTCGCCACACAACTCTCCAACGTGGTTTCTGAGCGCATCTAGAAAGGGCacagggcgggggggtgggggtgagctcAACAACCCTTCCCCTAGAGACGGTCCCCAGTGATGAACCAGTTTTTGCAGGTGCAGCAACAGCAGCTGGATCAACCGGTCACATGCCTCGcgtacagtgtctggcacagccAGGCCCTGGGTGGTAATGACAGAGGCAGGCATGGCTGTGTCCACCAGGAACTGCAACAGGCGGTAGGCACCTGCCCCAGAGGCCTGGCTCACAAGGTGCACGGCCAGGTTCAGCATGTTGTCCAACTCCTCTCGGGGAAATCCCTGCAGGTGTTGCTGCAGCTGACTCAGCACGGCTGGGGGTTTAAGGCAGTCTACCAGTTCTCCAGAGACTGTGCCCAGCAAAGCTGGTGACATGACTGCTAGCTGCAGGAGGAAGGGAACTGTGGCCTGAAGGGAGGGGTCCCCACTCCGGCCACCAGTGCCCCCTGCCAGACTATCGTGGAACATTCGCAGGAGCTCCCGTCGGATGCTGTCTCCATGCCTGGAGGCCAGGTGCCCTAGGATGCCTACAACTGAGGCAATCTTGGGCACCCGTTTCTCCCCAGGGATGGCAGGAGATCCAGGGAAGGGGTCTGCAGAGGGAGTTTGAGAGGAGCCTCCACCACCGCCACCAGCTCCACCTCCGGCCCCACCATGAACGCAGAAGTCCTTAAGGCCACACGAGAGAACTCGAGAGATGATGGTGCCGGGAAAAGAGGAGCCAATATGTGCCACAACCCAGTCGAAGTGTGGGGAATGCTGGACGGAGGTATCCAGCAAGGCATCCACACAGGCATCTGGGCAACTGCCAATGAGAGCCGAGAGGCACtgaacatagatgtccatcaatgTGCGTGTGGCCCGACAGCCCATCCACAGCTGCAGCAATTCATTGAGAGACCCAGTGGCATGGGGCACACGCTGGTGCTGGCCCGAGTAAGTGCTGCTCAGCTGCCCCATGAGGTCAATGGACCATGCACTAATCACAGGTGCCCAGGCCTTCGGGTTGGCCCGGATGAACTCAGACAGCACCTGCTGCACTTCCTGCACCACATCCTCTAGACCAGGACCCCCAGCAGGGACATGGGAAGGTGGGGGTGGACGGAGGTGAGGTGGGCCAGCCACAGGGCTTTCATCCAGGGCAGCCAGGTGGGCCCGGACACTCTCATCGAAAACACCTCGCAAGTGGTCAAGCACAGCAGCCCGAGCAGGTGGCAAAGAGCGGAGCAGGAGAAGGCCACAGCGAGCGTGCTCTCGAGCAGAGAGCTGGTGGCCCAGAACAGGGTCTACACCAGTCAGAAAAGCCTTGATTTCCTGGGACAGCTCCTGAGCACTGTAAGGAAGCAAAAGAAGCAGAGTGAGAGTGTTGGAAGATGTAGAACAAGTTACATTCCCTCTGTGAGCTTCAgtatttttctatataaaataggGATAACTGAACCTCCCTCATAATGTTCACAAAGTATGGAAGCACCATATCTAGTTTACACTAATTAATAAATGcaagctgtttttcttttaataacagAATCAGTATTAGGTAACTCCTGGAATATACCAAGTTCTCTTTTAAGTACTTTACGTGTATTATTTCAATACAGATAACAACCCAGTAAGGTAGGTACCATTATGATCCCATTTTACGGAGAAGGAAATCAAGGTTAAATAATCAGACTCTAAACTCCAAGAGGGTAGTTAACAGTTCTCTGCTCTTCAACACTGAATCCCCTTCTACTGGAGCCCCTGGAATATGGGAAATAATAATTCGTTGAATTGAGGAAGTATATTTTGTGTTCCTATAACATCTGCCTTAAACACACCTTTTCAGCTTTACATCACTCCCCCCTCCATACAACTCAAGTACCCTGGATTTTGCCcttaatggaaagaaaattctAAGCCCAAATTTGCCCCTCATTAAGGGCTCTTCCTCCTCAAACTTGTTTTTTTCCATATTCTGCAAGCACCCTAACCACTCACCACTTGGACTCCACCACATCAACAACCACTACCGTCCCAGTACCCTCAATATGCCCCAGGAACCAAGGTGCCCAGGGCAGAGACAAGGTAATGCCTTCCAGCCCTTCCCACCTTAAAACATATGGGTTCAGTCTTAAAGAGGTTCAGGAGGCAGTATCACAGGAAGAGACAAAATTCCCTTCCTCTTTGTGAGTTTTCTGCCAAAGAAGACAGCATCCTCTAGAGACTGGTAAGGTTCTGACTGTGCCCCTCTCTGGTTCctccaaaacaaaaaccaaaaccactCAACGGTGAGGGGAGTGTCTCCGTTGGAGGGCGAGGGAAAGGCTAGAAGAAAGCATTCTGTGGGATTCTGGGGGCCTGGGTGCTCAGGGAGTCCCCATGAAGTCAGGGGACCCTGGGTTAGCTCGGGTCTAAAAAGGACAGGGCACCCGGGTTCCCAAGAATTGATATTCCCAACTCTTGGAAGAGCAAGGCCAGGATCGAGGGTAACTATACACTGGGCTTTAGGGGGCGGCAGTACCGAGACCTTGGGAGTGCGGGCACTGGAGCCCAGAGTTTTGGTGAGGCAGTCCCCGAGTTCGGGGAAGACCGGACCAGGAATCTCTGAGAACCCCGACGCGAGTTCTCGAGGTAGGATCCGGGTTTCTGCCGAGAAAGCTGGGGATCGGCGCGGGACCGCGTGGAAAGGAAAGATGCCAGGGGCTCTGACTACCTGAGCGGCGCGGGACCGTGAGTGACCGGGGCAGGCCCAGGAGGCCCTGGGGCCCCGGGAGGGTCGCACAACGCAGACATCCCGGAGCCCTAGACCGAGCCTGAGGCGGGAGCGGCGGAGCGCAGGGAGCGCATGCGCGCTGCCTGGAAACCCGAAAGGAACCAGCGAAAAGGCTTCTCAAGAAAACCAATCCGGCGCTGTTCGTGACCCTCGCACATTGGTTCCGCTTTGAGTCGGCGTCCCAGTTACAGGCTGCGGCGGTGACACCCGGAAGTCGACCGACCCTCTAGGCAAACTTTCTCCACCCTCCCGCCCCCCGTAAGGGTCTTTGAcacagctgagcgccgaagaattgatgcttttgaactgtggtgctggagaagactcttgagagtctcttggactgcaaggagagccaaccagtccattctaaaggagatcagtcctgggtgttcattggaaggactgatgctaaagctgaaactccagtactttagccacctcaagcgaagagttgactcattggaaaagactctgttgctgggagggattgggagcaggaggagaaggggacgacagaggatgagatggctggatggcatcaccgactcgagggacatgagtttgagtgaactctgggagttggtgatggacagggaggcctggcgtgctgcaattcatggggtcaaaaagagtcggacacgactgagcgactgagctgaactgaactgaactgaactgaaaggtatctgaggggcttccctg from Budorcas taxicolor isolate Tak-1 chromosome 25, Takin1.1, whole genome shotgun sequence encodes the following:
- the INTS5 gene encoding integrator complex subunit 5, whose translation is MSALCDPPGAPGPPGPAPVTHGPAPLSAQELSQEIKAFLTGVDPVLGHQLSAREHARCGLLLLRSLPPARAAVLDHLRGVFDESVRAHLAALDESPVAGPPHLRPPPPSHVPAGGPGLEDVVQEVQQVLSEFIRANPKAWAPVISAWSIDLMGQLSSTYSGQHQRVPHATGSLNELLQLWMGCRATRTLMDIYVQCLSALIGSCPDACVDALLDTSVQHSPHFDWVVAHIGSSFPGTIISRVLSCGLKDFCVHGGAGGGAGGGGGGSSQTPSADPFPGSPAIPGEKRVPKIASVVGILGHLASRHGDSIRRELLRMFHDSLAGGTGGRSGDPSLQATVPFLLQLAVMSPALLGTVSGELVDCLKPPAVLSQLQQHLQGFPREELDNMLNLAVHLVSQASGAGAYRLLQFLVDTAMPASVITTQGLAVPDTVREACDRLIQLLLLHLQKLVHHWGPSLGEGLLSSPPPPRPVPFLDALRNHVGELCGETLRLERKRFLWQHQLLGLLSVYTRPSCGPEALGHLLSRARSPEELSLATQLYAGLVVSLSGLLPLAFRSCLARVHAGTLQPPFTARFLRNLALLVGWEQQGGEGPAALGARFGESASAHLSDLAPLLLHPEEEVAEAAASLLAICPFPPEALSPSQLLGLVRAGVHRFFASLRLHGPPGVASASQLLLRLSQTCPAGLKAVLQLLVEGALHRGNTELFGGEVDGDNETLSIVTAPLASASLLDTNRRHTAAVPGPGGIWSVFHAGVIGRGLKPPKFVQSRNQQEVIYNTQSLLSLLVHCCSAPGGTECVGCWGSSTLSPEAAKAVAVTLVESVCPDAAGAELAWPPEEHARATVERDLRIGRRFREQPLLFELLKLVAAAPPALCYCSVLLRGLLAALLGHWEASRHPDTTHSPWHLEASCTLVAVMAEGSLLPPALGNMHEVFSQLAPFEVRLLLLSVWGFLREHGPLPQKFIFQSERGRFIRDFSREGGGEGGPHLAVLHSVLHRNIDRLGLFSGRFQAPLPSTLRQGT